A section of the Jannaschia sp. S6380 genome encodes:
- a CDS encoding bifunctional riboflavin kinase/FAD synthetase, which translates to MRIYRDHSDIPAEARGASAALGNFDGLHLGHQGVIDLARCPGAPLAVITFEPHPREVFAPEAPPFRLMSPAAKASRLAKLGVDILFELPFERIAPLSAEAFMSDVLADALDLSHVVVGRDFRFGKGRSGDADLLRAGGARHGFEVTLASLIGGEAPVSSTAIRAALTQGRPRDAGRMLGHWHRIEGPVLHGEKRGRDLGYPTANLSVDGLHLPKLGVYAVIVDILDGPHAGRRHGVASLGVRPMFGENAPNLETHLFDFAGDLYGVPISVALVEYLRPEQSFDGLAALIAQMDADSAQARAVLDAL; encoded by the coding sequence ATGCGGATCTACCGGGATCATAGCGACATTCCCGCCGAAGCGCGCGGCGCCTCGGCCGCGCTCGGCAATTTCGACGGGCTGCATCTCGGCCATCAGGGGGTCATCGACCTGGCCCGCTGCCCGGGCGCCCCACTCGCCGTCATCACCTTCGAGCCGCACCCCCGCGAGGTCTTCGCACCCGAGGCGCCGCCGTTCCGGCTGATGTCGCCGGCGGCAAAGGCAAGCCGGCTGGCCAAACTGGGCGTGGACATCCTGTTCGAGCTGCCCTTCGAACGCATCGCCCCCCTTTCGGCGGAGGCGTTCATGTCGGACGTCCTGGCGGACGCGCTGGATCTTTCACATGTCGTGGTGGGTCGCGATTTCCGTTTCGGCAAGGGTCGCTCCGGTGACGCGGACTTGCTTCGCGCGGGCGGGGCACGGCACGGGTTCGAGGTCACGTTGGCCAGCCTGATCGGGGGGGAGGCGCCGGTCTCCTCCACCGCGATCCGCGCGGCGCTGACCCAAGGCCGACCACGCGATGCGGGCCGAATGCTCGGGCATTGGCACCGGATCGAGGGGCCCGTCCTGCACGGCGAAAAGCGCGGACGCGACCTGGGCTATCCGACCGCGAATCTGTCCGTCGACGGGCTGCACCTGCCGAAGCTGGGCGTCTATGCCGTGATCGTCGACATCCTGGACGGGCCGCATGCGGGGCGCCGCCACGGCGTCGCATCCCTCGGCGTGCGACCGATGTTCGGAGAGAACGCGCCGAACCTCGAGACGCATCTCTTCGACTTCGCGGGCGACCTCTACGGCGTGCCGATCTCGGTGGCGCTGGTCGAGTACTTGCGCCCCGAACAATCCTTCGACGGGCTAGCGGCGCTGATCGCCCAGATGGATGCCGACAGCGCGCAGGCGCGGGCCGTTCTCGATGCGCTCTGA
- a CDS encoding YcgN family cysteine cluster protein — translation MRSDPIDRDGLRDRFWERGLADLTPKEWEALCDGCGKCCLNKLEDEETGEVALTRVACRLFDDGTCRCGRYETRLSFVPECVVLTPATLPDAAYFMPETCAYRRLHEGRRLPHWHPLLTGDPMSPHDAGASLMDETVNEVTIAEDDWEAFLIDEPTGGA, via the coding sequence ATGCGCTCTGATCCGATCGACCGCGACGGATTGCGCGACCGTTTCTGGGAACGCGGCCTCGCCGACCTGACTCCGAAGGAATGGGAGGCGCTGTGCGATGGATGCGGCAAATGCTGCCTCAACAAGCTGGAGGACGAGGAAACGGGCGAGGTCGCCCTGACCCGCGTCGCGTGCCGGCTGTTCGACGACGGCACCTGCCGCTGCGGCCGCTACGAAACCAGGCTGTCCTTCGTGCCGGAATGCGTCGTGCTGACCCCGGCGACGTTGCCGGACGCGGCCTATTTCATGCCCGAGACCTGCGCCTATCGCCGTCTTCACGAAGGACGGCGCCTGCCCCATTGGCATCCGCTTCTGACCGGCGACCCGATGTCGCCGCACGACGCCGGCGCCTCGCTGATGGACGAGACCGTCAACGAGGTCACGATCGCCGAGGACGATTGGGAGGCTTTCCTGATCGACGAGCCGACCGGGGGGGCCTGA
- a CDS encoding beta-eliminating lyase-related protein, translating to MSDPGLNFASDNAAPVAAPIMEALVAANTGPAMPYGADPWMPQVRDRLRDLFAWPEAEVLLVATGTGANALALAGLVAPWQTIFAHRISHIEEDECAAPEFYTGGAKLTLVEGAHGRMSPDTLRAAMAPVGAKGVHGVQLGALSLTNVTEAGTLYTVEEMRALTDIARAAGMPRHLDGARLANACVALDRDVADMVQGFDVVSFGGTKNGCMAVEAIVLKDGARYQEMQFRRKRGAQLWSKHRYLSAQMLAYLRDDLWLVNARRANDAARHLANGLRAIGAEMVHEPQANMIFCRLPRTVHDRARTQAAYYMMEESDRPLCRFVCDFTKTDVEVEALLALMRG from the coding sequence ATGTCGGATCCGGGTCTGAACTTCGCCTCCGACAACGCGGCCCCGGTGGCCGCACCGATCATGGAAGCGCTCGTCGCCGCCAATACCGGTCCCGCGATGCCCTATGGCGCCGACCCCTGGATGCCGCAGGTTCGCGACCGCTTGCGCGACCTGTTCGCCTGGCCCGAGGCGGAGGTGCTGCTGGTGGCGACCGGCACCGGGGCGAATGCCTTGGCCCTGGCTGGCCTGGTCGCGCCCTGGCAGACGATCTTCGCCCACCGGATCAGTCATATCGAGGAGGACGAATGCGCGGCGCCCGAGTTCTACACCGGCGGTGCCAAGCTGACGCTGGTCGAGGGCGCGCATGGGCGGATGTCGCCGGACACGCTGCGCGCGGCCATGGCGCCGGTCGGGGCGAAGGGCGTGCACGGCGTCCAACTCGGCGCCCTGAGCCTGACGAACGTGACCGAGGCGGGCACGCTCTATACCGTCGAGGAAATGCGCGCGCTGACGGATATCGCGCGCGCGGCCGGGATGCCGCGCCATCTCGATGGCGCGCGCCTCGCCAATGCCTGCGTGGCGCTGGACCGGGACGTGGCCGACATGGTGCAGGGTTTCGACGTCGTCAGTTTCGGTGGAACCAAGAACGGCTGCATGGCCGTCGAGGCGATCGTGCTCAAGGACGGCGCCCGGTATCAGGAGATGCAGTTCCGTCGCAAGCGCGGGGCGCAGCTCTGGTCCAAGCACCGGTACCTGTCGGCCCAGATGCTGGCCTATCTCCGGGACGATCTATGGCTAGTCAACGCGCGCCGCGCGAACGACGCGGCCCGACATCTGGCGAATGGATTGCGGGCGATCGGCGCCGAGATGGTTCACGAACCGCAGGCAAACATGATCTTCTGCCGCCTGCCCCGCACGGTGCATGACCGCGCCCGGACACAGGCCGCCTATTACATGATGGAGGAGTCCGATCGGCCGCTCTGCCGGTTCGTCTGCGACTTCACCAAGACCGATGTGGAGGTCGAGGCGCTGCTGGCGTTGATGCGGGGCTGA
- a CDS encoding accessory factor UbiK family protein, with the protein MQTRNRFMDDIGQLMTNAMGVAQGARTEAETAMKSMLDRWMADRDFVTREEFDAVRAMAQKAREENEALKARLDAMDGGAK; encoded by the coding sequence ATGCAGACCCGCAACCGTTTCATGGACGATATCGGCCAGTTGATGACCAATGCGATGGGCGTGGCCCAAGGCGCCCGAACCGAGGCAGAGACGGCGATGAAGTCGATGCTGGACCGCTGGATGGCGGACCGCGATTTCGTCACCCGCGAGGAGTTCGACGCCGTCCGCGCGATGGCCCAGAAGGCGCGCGAGGAGAACGAGGCGCTCAAGGCGCGGCTCGACGCCATGGATGGCGGGGCGAAGTAG
- the lgt gene encoding prolipoprotein diacylglyceryl transferase, which translates to MIFLHAHALTFPDISPDIFRISLGGLEIAPKWYAAAYILGIVGGWLMARWAAPRGTLWPGGKPLATRQQIEDIMTWVTLGIVLGGRLGYVLFYQPEYYLSRPHEILYLWQGGMSFHGGMIATGLAVIVYAMRRGIPIRSLLDLAALCTPLGLGLGRVANFVNAELWGRPSDAPWAVIFPGGAAQACANVGEFCARHPSQLYEAILEGLFLLVVLWAIALRGGLRIPGMICGLFLAGYGAARIFVEYFRQADAQYITPDNPLGHVIGWGEFGLTMGQVLSVPMLVVGLGAAFLAVRAARA; encoded by the coding sequence ATGATCTTCCTGCACGCCCATGCCCTGACGTTTCCCGATATCTCGCCCGATATCTTCCGCATCTCGCTGGGCGGGCTCGAGATCGCGCCGAAATGGTACGCCGCGGCCTACATCCTCGGGATTGTCGGCGGCTGGCTGATGGCGCGCTGGGCGGCGCCGCGCGGGACGCTCTGGCCCGGCGGCAAGCCGCTGGCGACGCGCCAGCAGATCGAGGACATCATGACATGGGTCACGCTCGGCATCGTTCTGGGCGGGCGGCTGGGCTATGTCCTGTTCTATCAGCCCGAATACTACCTGAGCCGGCCGCACGAGATCCTGTATCTCTGGCAAGGCGGCATGTCCTTCCACGGCGGGATGATCGCGACCGGCCTGGCGGTGATCGTCTATGCGATGCGCCGGGGGATCCCGATCCGGTCGCTGCTGGACCTTGCCGCCCTGTGCACGCCGCTGGGCCTCGGCCTGGGTCGGGTCGCCAACTTCGTCAATGCCGAGCTGTGGGGCCGGCCGTCCGACGCACCCTGGGCCGTGATCTTCCCGGGCGGCGCGGCGCAGGCCTGCGCCAACGTGGGCGAGTTCTGCGCCCGCCACCCGAGCCAGCTCTACGAAGCGATTCTGGAGGGGCTGTTCCTGCTGGTCGTCCTTTGGGCCATCGCGTTGCGCGGCGGGCTCAGGATCCCCGGCATGATCTGCGGCCTCTTCCTCGCAGGCTATGGCGCCGCGCGCATCTTCGTGGAGTATTTCCGTCAGGCGGATGCCCAGTACATCACCCCCGACAACCCACTGGGCCACGTCATCGGCTGGGGTGAATTCGGCCTGACGATGGGACAGGTCCTGTCGGTTCCGATGCTCGTCGTCGGTCTGGGCGCGGCGTTCCTGGCGGTGCGCGCCGCACGGGCATGA